A part of Asterias rubens chromosome 14, eAstRub1.3, whole genome shotgun sequence genomic DNA contains:
- the LOC117299064 gene encoding uncharacterized protein LOC117299064: MFPKGTVSAAGAPTEKPPVTAQKESTVVYMVDNTESQVDAVNESYWRTQRARICACAVVLTTLILVAGTLGGIFIILTHTKGVVTIDPTPSVNQDHEPLISNEVPLPKLPESTIRIKIDDGGLVPPTEPTTPDLIAIDDVTDYVTDEVLPSSSIDYDSSSQPPSVASYNRLGKNYISSSYPHDSWYANGQESIPPSDRSDWIGPSEREREEAEEEVSGDDQGETVYGSGEEPDSPSADTSVRFPDSSSDAYHWRSRASDGIVASSWWDRNEYDSSEYELYSL, translated from the exons ATGTTCCCTAAAGGGACTGTGTCAGCGGCGGGTGCACCGACCGAGAAACCACCGGTTACCGCCCAGAAAGAATCCACTGTAGTCTACATGGTCGACAATACAGAGTCACAG GTTGATGCTGTGAACGAGTCCTATTGGCGTACCCAACGAGCAAGGATTTGCGCATGCGCTGTCGTTCTGACTACACTCATCCTGGTCGCTGGTACCCTGGGTGGGATCTTCATCATACTAACACATACGAAGGGAGTGGTAACCATTGACCCCACCCCGAGCGTCAACCAAGACCACGAACCTCTAATCAGTAATGAAGTGCCGTTGCCGAAGCTTCCCGAGTCAACAATCCGCATTAAGATCGACGATGGTGGACTTGTACCGCCAACGGAACCCACGACCCCAGACCTCATAGCTATCGATGACGTCACAGACTACGTCACAGATGAGGTCTTGCCATCAAGCAGTATTGATTACGATTCGTCTTCACAGCCACCTTCGGTCGCTTCTTACAACCGCCTAGGCAAGAATTACATCAGTTCATCCTACCCACACGACAGTTGGTACGCAAACGGACAAGAAAGTATCCCACCCTCGGATCGGAGCGATTGGATCGGTCCATCAGAGCGGGAAAGGGAGGAGGCCGAGGAAGAGGTTTCGGGAGATGATCAAGGGGAGACTGTCTATGGCTCCGGTGAGGAGCCGGACTCACCTAGCGCTGATACAAGCGTCAGGTTCCCAGACAGCAGTAGCGACGCGTACCATTGGCGCTCACGTGCCTCCGATGGCATCGTGGCCAGCAGCTGGTGGGACCGCAACGAATACGACAGTTCCGAGTATGAACTCTACTCTTTATAA